One Candidatus Zixiibacteriota bacterium genomic window, TCCTATACGGCCAGTTGGCCACGGTTGACGGGGCTAAAGATCCTGAACAAGCGTTATTCGCTAAAGTCTTCGACGATGATGTTAAGAAAGCGATAGAAAACCTGCCCGATGATTTCCGTCTGGTGGTGGTCCTTTCATTTCTCGAGGGTTTCTCCTATCAGGAGATCGCCGAGATAGCGGATCTTCAGCTAGGCACGGTGAAATCGCGACTTCATCGGGGCAGGAAATTACTTCAGAAGCAACTTTGGGACTATGCAGTCAAGAACGGGTACATCAAGGACAAAGCCACATGACATGTCAGGAAGCACGCGACTTACTCTATGAGATAATTGATAAAGAAGCGTCCGAAATCGATGTAAAGCAGGTGCAGGAGCATCTTAGCAAGTGTCGTCACTGCTCGGAGATTTACGATCTCGAAATCAAGCTGAATCAATTGATTGCCGCCAGATTAGGCAGTGAACAGAAAGACAACAGCGCTTGTGTTTCCCGCCTGCGCGACCGTATTCTTGTCGATCTCGATAAGATCGATGAGGAACTTGGAGGCTCTCGAAAACGCCCTTTTGAGTTCGCCGCCAAGACTCTTGTCGCGGCGGCTTAGCTGGTTATTCTTATCGGTGCTTCATATTTTCTCACCAATCGCTATCATTTCTATAACGAATATAGACCTTTCGAGCAGGTGCATCTTACGTTCGCTTCCGATCTGATTTCCCTGTCGATACATCTGTCCCCGGCCGGGGGACTATCTAGTCCGGCGGTTTTTGTTGTTCCCCTGCCGGCCTGAGCTAAATTCCACTCGATGAGACAAATTTCTCAGGGCTTATCCCTTATTCCAAGCGGCCTGTTAAAAAAGCCTTATGACACAATGCGGGCTCAGGATACAACCGAAGTCAAAGCGACTCGAATTCACCCGAGCCGGAAGGCCGATTTCCCGAATCACGTAAGTGGCTGGCTTATCTGTGCTTCCGTGTTGCTCTTATCGCTGATGTCGGCAGGCAAAACCCTAGCCTATCCCGACAGTCTCCAGGCCCATCTCCTGATCGAGTCACAACAAGCGCTGTTTAACGACCGCTTCGACCAGGCCGACTCACTGGCTGAAAAACTTCGACGAATTGATCCTGATGATCCCGGTGGGTATTTCGCAGGCGCCGTCAGTCTTCTGGCACGTATGTTCGATTACGAAGAGGAGTATCTGGTTGACAGCTTTAAACTGTGGATAGATCGTACCGCCGCATTAGCTCGACAAAGGATTGATTCGGGTGTCGATTCCCATACGGCAGCCTGGATGTATAACTATGTCGGCAATGCCAAATCGTACCGGTCGCTTTACGAATCCCGATTCGGCTCGTTCACCGGCGCTCTGCGCGGGGCGATTTCGGCGCGGAATTCATTCGAAGAAGGAATTGACCAGGACAGCACCGCTTATGATCTCTACCTCGGTCTCGGGCTGTATCACTATTGGAAATCCGCCAAAGCCGGTTTTTTACGCACGGTAGGCCTGTTCAAGAATGAAATGGATAAAGGGATTGCCGAGTTGCGTCTGGCTACAGACTCCTCGCTGGTTTCATGTGAGTCGGCTCGTAATGCCCTGATCTGGATCTGGCTCGACCGCGAGCAGTACGACTCCACCATCACGGTCAGCCGCGAAATGGCCCAACGTTATTCCGACGGCAAGGTCTTTTTATGGCCGCTGGCCGAAGCTTATTACAAGCAGAAGATGTATGACAGCGCAGCGACTGTCTATGAGCGAATTCGCGATAAACTGCTCAGGCGACCGGGGAACTTCTTCAATCTTATCGAAGTCGACCACAAACTGGTGACCTGCCGAGACAAACAAGACTGTTTTGACGATGCTCGTGAATTAGCCCGACGCGCCCTGGAGTATTTCGACCGAGTCCCCGATAAAATTGCCCGTGAAAAACGGAGCGAGATGAATTTTATCCGAAGGCTGTCGAAGTAGTTTACATCAGCGGTCGGTATTCAGCGAACAATTACGAAGCTGCTACCGCGTATGTATTATCGTTTTACTCTCCTTGAGAATCGGTGAAAATACCTGACACAAACATTAATGGTGCATTTCGGCTGTAAATGTTAAATCAGACTTCATCTGTAGCGCTTGCCCGGCGCCATCCCATTCCGTATATTTTCTGAGACAAGCGCGCATAATATCCGTACAACTAGGCACTGAGGCCAATTATGTCGATATATACCCTTATGGGGATAATCCTGCTCGTCATCGCCGCCGTTATAATCGGCCTGCTTATGTTGCGCCTGAGAGTGCGCTATATTAACCAGCCGGACCGACACCGCCTGTTCGCCGGGCTCGGTCGCAGCGGCATTGAGATCGACTACCGCGCCCGCACCAGTCGCCTTAAGCTGTTCGGGGTACGGTTCAAGAGCAGCCCCCTGGATAAACCGCGTGAAAAAGCGGAGCCGAAACCTAGGACCGAGAAGAAGACCTCAAGGCGGCGGCGCTCGTTCAAAGACATTGCGGCCGTGCTGCTTAAGAGC contains:
- a CDS encoding sigma-70 family RNA polymerase sigma factor, with product MTDQKAALKKRQEFEKEALPHMDALYRTALRLSKNDKDAEDLVQETYVKAYRFWDKFETGSNCRAWLFKIMTNIFINQYRSKSRSPMTANIDDIDDNFLYGQLATVDGAKDPEQALFAKVFDDDVKKAIENLPDDFRLVVVLSFLEGFSYQEIAEIADLQLGTVKSRLHRGRKLLQKQLWDYAVKNGYIKDKAT
- a CDS encoding zf-HC2 domain-containing protein; translated protein: MTCQEARDLLYEIIDKEASEIDVKQVQEHLSKCRHCSEIYDLEIKLNQLIAARLGSEQKDNSACVSRLRDRILVDLDKIDEELGGSRKRPFEFAAKTLVAAA